In the Mesorhizobium sp. WSM2240 genome, CTGGGCCCTTGTCTGGGAGTTCTGCGGCATAATCGGCGAGCGCGGCGAGACCGTGCTCACCGATGGCGACAAGATGCCGGGCGCGGCCTTCTTCCCAGACGCGCGGCTGAACTTTGCCGAAAATCTTCTGAGCAAGACGGGTGGCAGCGACGCCCTCGTCTTCAGGGGCGAGGACAAGGTCGAGCGGCGCATGTCGTGGGACGAACTGCACGCGCTGGTCTCGCGGCTGCAGCAACTGTTCCGGTCGCTCGGCGTGAAGCAGGGTGACCGCGTCGCCGCCATGATGCCGAACATGCCCGAAACAGTCGCCGCGATGCTCGCAGCCACGTCGCTCGGGGCGGTCTGGTCGTCATGTTCGCCGGATTTCGGCGAGCAGGGCGTGCTCGACCGGTTTGGCCAGATCGAGCCGGTGATCTTCATCGCGCCCGATGGCTATTGGTACAACGGCAAGGCCATCGAGGTGGCCGAGAAGATCGCGGCGGTATCGGCGAAGCTGCCGACCGTGCGGAAAGTGCTGATCGTCGACTATCTCGGCACGTCGGGCGACGTCGCTGAAACCATCGACAAGGCGGATGCGCTGGAGGCGGCGATTGCACCGTTCGCGCCGGAAAAGGTTGCGTTCGAGCGGCTGCCTTTCTCGCATCCGCTCTACATCCTGTTCTCCTCGGGCACGACCGGTATCCCGAAATGCATTGTCCATTCGGCCGGCGGCACGCTGATCCAGCATGTCAAGGAACAGCGGCTGCATGCCGGCATCGAGGATGGCGACCGCTTCTTCTACTTCACCACCTGCGGCTGGATGATGTGGAACTGGCTGGTCACCGGCCTGGCGTCCGGCGCAACCCTGCTGCTCTATGACGGGTCGCCCTTCTACCCGGACGGCAATGCGATCTTCGATTTCGCGCAAGCCGAGAAGATGACCTATTTCGGCACCTCGGCGAAGTTCATCGATTCGGTGCGCAAGTCGGGGCTGAGGCCGATCGAAACACATGATCTTTCCAGTGTGCGCACGCTGTCATCAACCGGGTCGCCGCTGTCGCCGGAGGGTTTTGCCTTCGCCTATGACGGCATCAAGAGCGATGTGCATCTCGCCTCGATCTCCGGCGGCACCGACATCGCGGCCTGTTTCGTTCTCGGCGTGCCGATCCAGCCGGTTTGGGTCGGCGAGATCCAGGCTCCAGGTCTCGGTATGGCAGTCGATGTATGGGACGATGACGGCAGGCCGGTGCGTGGCGAGAAGGGCGAACTCGTCTGCACGCGCGCGTTCCCGTCGATGCCGGTTATGTTCTGGAACGACGCCGGTGGCGAAAAATATCACGCCGCCTATCTCGAGCGCTTCGACAATGTCTGGTGCCATGGCGATTTCGCCGAATGGACCGAGCATGGCGGCATCATCATTCATGGCCGCTCCGACGCGACGCTCAATCCCGGCGGCGTGCGCATCGGCACTGCGGAAATTTACAACCAGGTCGAACAGATGCCGGAGATCGCCGAGGCGCTATGCATCGGCCAGGATTTCGAAGGCGACGTGCGTGTCGTGCTCTTCGTGCGCCTCGCGGCCGGGGTGAGTCTCGATGCGGAACTGGAAAAGCGCATCCGGACGAAGATCCGCACCGGCGCCAGCCCGCGTCACGTACCGGCCAAGATCGTTGCGGTGGCCGACATACCGCGCACCAAATCCGGCAAGATCACCGAACTCGCTGTGCGCGATATCGTCCATGGCCGCGCAGTCAAGAACAAGGAGGCGCTGGCCAACCCCGAAGCGCTCGAACTGTTCCGTGACCTGGAGGAATTGCGCTCGTGAGGCGGCGCAATATGGTTAAGCAAGGATGATCTGCAAATTTACCTCGTTTTCACGAGTGGTACACTTCCGTAAACTTTCTGGGATCCCGGTAAGGATTTGTTAAGGGCCGGCGCTGATATTCGCAGGTAACTTGACGGAGAAATCCGGTTCCTCCGCCCCCGAGGAAGCGTAGTTCGCTCAAGCCCCGTTGTGACAGCATCCCAACAATTCAGGCGCCCCTTTCGGGCGCCTTTTTCTTGGCGATCGTTGCAAATCCACCTTGCGTTTCCGAGGGATAGCTACATCGTTGCGGCGCGGTCGCGGGCGAGCGCCCTCGACAATAGAATGACGGGCACGGTCGCGGTCACGATGATCAGCAGCGCCGCCACAGCCCCGTCCTCGACCACCGCGCGCGAGGCGTTCTCATAAACCAGCGTCGCTAGCGTGTTGAAGCCGAAGGGTCGGAGCAGGATGGTTGCCGAAAGCTCCTTCACCGTGTCGACGAAGACCAGCACCAGCGCGGTCAGTATCGCCGGCTGCAGCAGCGGCAGCAGTACGAGCGCCGCGCTCTTCGCCGGCGTCTTGCCGAGGCTGCGGGCGGCTTCGTCGAGGTGAGGGGGCAACTTCTCCATGCCGGAGCGGACCGCGCCTTCAGCCAGCGCCAGGAAACGGATCGTGCAGGCGAGGATGACGGCGGCGGCCGATCCCGTCAGCAGGAGCCCGGTCGAAACGCCGAACGCCTCTCTGGCGAAATGGTCGACGGCGTTGTCGAAGCGGGCGAGCGCGAAGAGCAGGCCCAGGCCCAGGATCGTGCCGGGCAGCGCGTAGCCGACCGAGCCGATGCGCACCAGCCAGACGGTCAGGCGCGAGCGCGACAGCCGCACTGCGTTGATGAGGAGCAGCGCCAGCGCGATGGTGAGCAGCGCGGCAGCGCTCGCCGTGAAGATGCTGTTGACGAAAGCCTTCGCGAGATCGGCATTGAGCAGGTAGTGGAGCCGGCGCGAGGCGTATTGTCCGAACACGAGAAGCGGAATGCCGAAGCCGAACAGGACCGGCAGGCTCACCGCGACCAGCACGCCTATCTGGCCGGGCACGCTCAGCCGAACGCGCGGCGGACGAGCCTTCAACTGGGTGGCGCGTACGTTGTGGAAGCGCTGCCTGCGCCTGGCGAACTGCTCGGCGGCTAGCAAAAGCAGCACGAGGATGAGCATGATCAAGGCGAGCTGGGCGGCGCCCTCCAGGCTGCTGCGGTTGATCCAGGTTGTGAAGACGGCGGTGGTCAATGTGCGCACGCCGAGAAACTCTGACGCGCCGATGTCGTTGATCGTCTCCATCAGCACCAGCGCGACACCCGCGCCGATCGCCGGCCGCGCCACCGGTAGGAGCACGCGGAAGAAAACCTTCGCCGGCCTTGCGCCGAGTGTGCGCGCGACATCGGCGATGTTGCGGCCCTGCATCAGGAACACCACGCGGCTGGTCAGATAGACATATGGATAGAGGACGCAGGTGAGCACGAAGGCCGCGCCCCCGGTCGAGCGGATTTCGGGGAACCAGTATTGCCGCGGATTGTCGAAACCGAACACCGCCCTCAAAGCCGACTGCACCGGGCCGCTGAACAGGAAGAATTCGCCGAACGCGTAAGCCGCCAGATAGGGCGGCACGGCGAGCGGCAAAACCAGCGCCCAGGAGAAGAACGGGCGCAGCGGAAAATCGTAGCCAACGACAAGCCAGGCGGTGGCGACGCCGATAATCGCGGTGCCGATCGACACCATGACCAGCAGATGGAGCGTGGTGAGGGTGGCGCCGGGCAGGACGTTGCGGGCGAGGTGAGGCCAGTCCTCCCCCGTGCCGGAGAGAGCGATTGCCGCCAGCGTGATGACGGGGAGCAGGACGATGGCGCAGATGGCCACGGTCAACGCAACGACAAAGGGATGGCGATAGCGCTTCACGCGCCCGGTCGCGGCTGCCTGCGGCAAGTCCACGCCAGTGGTCATTTGCGGTGCGTCGTCTTTGGCCAGCATCATGAACTCGCAACGAGAAAAGGCCGGACCGCTTTCACGGACCGGCCTTCGCGCGTCTTCACAAACCAGGCTTAGCTCGACGGGCCGTCATCGACGCCGACGCGGTCGACCATCTCGGAAGCCGTCTTGCGGTTCTTTGCGATGTCGGCGAGCGGCAGCGTGTCGGCCTTAAGTTCGCCGAACGCCTTCACCACGTCGGACGGTTCGAGGCCCGGCTCGACCGGATATTCGAACACCTGCTCGGCATAGATCTGCTGCGCCTTGTCGCTCGACAGGAACTGGATCAGCTTCACGCCGTTGTCGCGGTTCGGCGAGTTCTTGGCGAGGGCTGCGCCCGAAATGTTCACATGCGTGCCGCCTTCCTCGAAAGTCGGGAAGATCACGTTGATGGCTGCCGCCCATTCCTTCTGCTCGGGCTCCTTCTCGTTGGTCTGCATCAGACCGACATAGTAGGTGTTGCCGAGCGCGATGTCGCATTCGCCGGCCGCAATGGCCTTGGCCTGGTCGCGATCGCCGCCGTCGGGCTTGCGCGCCAGATTTGCCTTAAGACCCTTCATCCATTCTTCGGCCTTTTCCGCGCCCCAATGAGCGATGGCTGCCGAAAACAGCGCGAGGTTATAGTCGTGCTGGCCGGAGCGGATGCAGATCCTGCCCTTCCATTTGGGGTCGGCGAGATCGGCGTAGGTCAGCGCCGTGTCGGTCACCCGGTCCTTCGACGCGTAGACGACGCGGGCGCGCTTGGTGACGCCGAACCAGTGGCCTTCCGGATCGCGGTATTCGGCCGGCAGGTTGCCGTTGACCGTCGCGTCGTCCAGCGCCTGCGTGACGCCCTTTTCCTTGGCGTTGGTAAGGCGGGCGATGTCGACCGTCAGGATCACGTCGGCCGGCGAATTCGTGCCCTCTGCCAGGATGCGGTCTTCCAGGCCCTTGTCGAGGAACAGTACCTCGGTCTCGATGCCGGTTTCGGCCGTGAAGGCATCGAGCACCGGCTTGATCAGGTCGGGCTGGCGATAAGAATAGATGTTCACCGTGCCGTCGGCGAGCGCCGAGCCGGCGAACAATGCGGCAAATGCGAATGCTGCGCAGCCGGCCGCTTTCGACCGGGCTTTCGTGAAGGTCATGACACTCTCCTGTCCGTCGAGGGGTTAAAGGCCCCGGGGAACGCGTTCCTCTGTCGGCTCCGTCGTCGAAACCGAACGTCTATTGGGCGAAATCCGGCGGAGGGTCAATAGAAAGAGCAACAAATTCAATAGTTTAGAATAATTCTAAACTGGACTAATATACGCAGCTTTTCAATGACTTGTGCGAGTATCGCTTCAAAACGCAACGCAAATCCGTTTGCTGCGGCTTGACGTAACGTCAAGAAAGGCCCTGCTCAGTCCGCCAGCACCCGCGTGGAAGGGAAGGTAATCTCGACCAGCGTACCTTCACCGGGCGTCGAATTGATGGAGAATCGCGCCCGGTTGGCCTCGACCATGGCCTTGGTGAGCGGCAGGCCGAGCCCGGTGCCGTCTCCGCGCGTCCGCTTCAGCGAATTGATCTGCTTGAACGGTTTCAGCGCCTGCTCGATCTCCGCCTGGCTCATGCCCACGCCGGTGTCGCGCATCCGGATGACGACATCGCCGGATGGTTCGTAGGCGGTCGAGATGATGACCTGCCCGCCGGCCTGCGTATAGCGCACCGCGTTCGACAATATGTTGAGCGCGATCTGGCGCACGCTGCGCAGATCGGCGACGACTTCCGGCAGCTTGGAAGCGAAACTCGAGCGGATGATGACCCGCTCGCGATTGGCCTGCGGCTGCATCATGGCGACGGTCTCGGCCAGCGTGTCGTTGAGCGAGACGGCCTCATAGGCCATCTCCTGCTGGCCGGCCTCGATCTTGGAAATGTCGAGCAGATCGTTGACGAGGTCGAGCACGTGGTTGCCCGAGCGGTTGATGTCGCGCAGATAGTCGCGGTAGCGGTCGTTGGCTATAGGGCCGAAGCGCTCGTCGACCATCAACTCGGAAAAGCCGATAATGGCGTTGAGGGGCGTGCGGATCTCATGGCTGACCCGCGCCAGGAAGTCGGTCTTCTGCGAAGACGCCCGTTCGGCAAGCGCGCGCGCTTGCGTCAATTCCTCCTCGGCGCGCTTCCATTGGGTGATATCGCGCACCACGGCGCAATAGCCGCTGTCATTGGGCAGCTTGCCGATGGTCATGAACAGCGGGATGAAGCGGCCCTGGGCCTCGCGGCCGATGACCTCGCGGCCGTCGTTCAGAACGCTCGCCACGCCATGATCGGACAGGCCGTTCAGATAGTCGCGCGCCGCGCGCTGGCTCTCGATAGCGAACAGCGAGATGAACGGCTTGCCGGCGACCTCGTCGCTGTCGAAGGAGAACAGCGCCTCCGCCGGCCGGCTGATCGAGCGGATGGAGCCGTCATTGGCAATCAGCACCACACCGTCGGTCGCCGTGTCGATGATGGTGCGCATCTCCGCCAAGCGGGTGCGCAATTCCTGCACTTCGGCGGAACGGTCCGGCGCGGGCTCGGCCGGGAGCTCTTCCTCTCCGGTGCGCCGCACAACCAGCATCAGCGCCTTGCCGCCGTTCCAGGGCACCGAGCGCAGCAGCGCGTCGATCGGGAATTCCAGCCCATCGCGAGTCGAAAGCCTGAGCGAGCGGTCCGCCTCGTCATGCTGGTCGTCGCCGTAAGGAGCGGAAAACAGCGCGTCGAGCCCGCCCGCTTCCGCCAATTGCTCGACGGAATCGTAGCCGGTCAGATGTAGGAATTCGTCATTGGCGTAGTGAAGCGCGTCGCCCGAATGGATCAGCACCGGAACCGGCAGTTTTGCCAGTATGCCGGTATTGGCCGCCAGTATTTTCCGCGGCTCGGCTTCGGCGGCTTCGCCCGCTTCGCTTGGTTCTGCGGCTTCGCCCGGCTCAACACCGTCGCTTTCTGCCGCGCCTGAAAGTTCCACAGGCTCCGGAACTTCGGCCCCTTCTTCCGCGTCTGGTTCGTTCTCGGCAGGCTCGGAAGGCTCGGCCTTAGCTTCCGCTTCGACGGCCTCTGATTCCCCAGGCTCTGTGATCTCCTCGGCGGCGGCTTCCGCAGCCTCTTCGATTTCCACGGCCGCTACCGGTTCCGTGGCCGCCTGATCCTCGGCGGGGGCAATTGGCTCGGGGAGCTGCTGCGCTGGGGCCTCGGCGGCCGGCGGAGTTTCGTCCGCGGCTTCGGACGGCGTGGCGGTGGCCTCGCCCTTTTTCGACCGAGCCTCGGCCGCCGCCTTGGCGGCTTCCTCCAGCATTTCGGCTTCGGCCGTCGGAGCTTCGGCGACAGGGCTTGGGGGCTGCGCCTTTCCGGCGGCATCGGCCGCAGTTTTTTCGGCAGCGGGGGTGGCCTCCTGCGTGGCCGTCGCCTCCGCTTGCTCTGGCGCGGTGGGCTCGCCGATCAGCCTCAGCCGCTCGCCGATTTCGCGGAACGCGCTGCGCTCGATGCTCGACAGGCCGCCCCTTTCGGGAGCGGACTGGCGGTGCTCGGCGAGTCGGATCACCTTGTCCGCGAAACGGCGGTCCGGCTTCGGGACGATTGCCAGCGCCGGCACCTCGCCCTTGAACGGGTCGGCGGTATCGGGTTCGCTTCCGTCAGTCTCGTGCTGCGGGGTCTCGGCCGGCGGTTCGGCAGGCTGAGCCGCAGCCGTTTTCTCGGGCGGCGCAACCAGGACCATGCCGATCTCCTCCGGGTCGGCGACCGCGTCGCCGCTGCGCGCCACGCCGAAGCCGCGGAAGCCCTGGAAATCGCGGTCGCGGCCATAGACGGGCAGGGCGGCCAGGTCGACCGGAATTTTCAGCGCGGTTCCGGCGACCGGCCACAGCACCGATCGGCCCGACCAGGTGTCACGGCGGTCGAGCAGGCCGGCGATATCGCCCGACGGGTCAAGCGCGAAAGTAGCGGCGACATCCTCGAAGCGCCTGCCTACGACATCAGCCGCGAGCGCGCCGACGGCATCGGCGAATTCAGGCGAGACGGCGCTGAACCTGCCTTCCGCGTCGGTGCGCCAGACAAACCGCACCGGCGTCGTTGCGCGCTCCGTCGCGACAGGAGCGGGTGTTTCCGCCTCCCGGGTTTCTGGCTGCTCGCCGACCTGTGATGATTGATCATGCGAAGGCTCGCGGGCCGCGCTGAAATACCAGTTGTCGAGCTGCGCCGGCGCTTCGCCGGCGGGCTTTTCGCGGACATCCGGCGTAGGCTTCTCGTCGGCGGCTGGTGCTGCTGCCGGCTCCGCGGCCGCGCGCGTTGCCGAATTGTCCTGCTCGATCGCATCGGCGCCAGCCACAGGTTCCGGCTCTTGCTCGCGACCCGCGGGTTGGGCCCCGTCTGCGCCTTCGTCAGTCGCAAATTCTTCGCCGGCGGCCCGGCGTTCGTCGATCACCACCAGGAGGTGCCGCGCCGGCTCGTCGGTGAGCCGCGCCAGACCCGCCGGCAACCGGGCCGATCCGCCGCGGATGACGCGCCGGGCAATACGCTCCGGTCCGCCGCCGATTTCCGCGACGAGGGCGGCGAGCGTCTCATGCGAAATGCCGAGTTCGTCAAAGCCGGCTGAAGCCGCCTCGACCTCGCCGCGCCCATCGATGAAGGCGACGAAATGGCCGGGCTCGTTGAAGCCGCCGATCGCGCGCTCGGCCGCTTCCGCCGGACCGCGTGACGCCGCTTGCGCGATAGGGGCCGCCAGCAAAATTGCCTTTTCGCCGTCCGGAAGCGTCAGCGCGCTGGCGATGAAAGCGACGGCATGGCTGGTTACGCCCGTTGTCATGCGCACCATCAGCGGCCTGTCGCGTCCGATATCCGGATACCCTCTCACGGCCATGATCTGGCGTCTGGCGGGCAGGCTGAGGCGGCTCGGCGCGCCGATGATCGCCTCGATGTCGTCATGGCCGAACAGTGCTGCGCCCGGGCCATTGGCCCAGATCACCTGTTCGAGATCTGTTGAAAGGATCGCCAGCGCATCGCCGGCGGCAAAGCGCTCGCGCACCTCGTCGAGCACGACAACGTCGATGAAGGAATAGGCTTCTGACGGCATAAGCTGACTTGACCACCCTTGCATGGACGCCGCAATTAACCGTTTGTTAATAAAACTCGCGGGTTCGCGCGTCCACAAAACAGCGCGTGAGCAACCCCGGAAACTCGGTGTTTGGTTAACGCGGAATCGCGGATTTGGTGCAACGCAACAATTATGTTGCAACGCACCATTACTTGTAGTATATGCACGTCATGCATGAACGAGACGGCCTTCGTGAAGGCTGTCCACCGAAAAAGGATGGAAATATGTCCAAGACCGCAGGCAAGACCGCTGAGACCATCGGAAACGTCGAATTCCCGACCTTCGACGCCTCCAAAGCCTCCGACCAGTTCCGCGCTATCGCCGAGAAGGGCGTCGAGCAGTCGAAGGAAGCTTATTCGAAGTTGAAGACCGGGGCCGAGACCACCCAGAAGGCCATCGAATCGACCATCGAGACCGCCAAGGCTGCCGGCAACGACGTTTCGCTGAAGACGATCGCCGCCATGCGCGCCAACGCCGAAGCCGGCTTCTCGCACCTCGAGGCTCTGCTTACCGTGAAGTCCGTTTCCGAGTTCGTCGAACTGCAGACCGCCTTCCTGCGCAAGGGCGTCGAGATGACCGTCGAGCAGGCCAAGGACCTCCAGGCCGTCAGCACCAAAGCCGCCGAGGACGTGTCCAAGCCGATGAAGGACGTTTTCGAGAAGGCGATGAAGGAACTCAAGGTCGCCTGACGCGTTCAGTCGACGAGAAATACCTGAAAGGCGGTATCCTCCTCCCACCGCCTTTCGGGAACGCGGCCAGCACCTCCTCCCGCTGGTCGGACATAGGAAAAAGGCCGGCACCTCCTCCCGCCGGCCTTTTTCTTTGCCGGGACGCACCATTCTCCGGCAATTCGTTCGCTTCGAGCGCTGGGCTTGCGCCCTGCGGCGAAATCGAACGGCAACTCCGCCCCAAACGTCTTGAAATGTCGTTCGTTTGCCCGTATTGGACGCTTCGTCGGCGATAGGCGCCTGCATTGGACCCTGCTAGGTCCAGGCAATACCGCCGCCCGAATGTGCGGTTGTAGCTCAGTTGGTTAGAGCGCCGGATTGTGGATCCGGAGGTCGGTGGTTCGAGCCCACCCAACCGTACCAAACTGCTCTCAACGATTTCAGTTATTTGGCTGTTCCGACCGGCCGCCATCAGCGCCACTTCATGTCACGTCATGAAGGCGTTCCCTGACGGTTCGTAACAGTTGCAACGGAAGCGGGCTCAATTGGCCTTCCGACTGCTTGTTATGTTCTTTGGCCCACGCTTATCACGCGAGAAACCCGCCGCGAACAAGAGGGCTTGAAGACCGCGACTGGCTTCTTCTTTCCAAGGGATGCATCGGAATCCAGGAATGAAAACCCCGGCCTGAGCCGGGGAATTCAGTCTAGAAGTGGAACCAAATCCAAACACGCCGACGACGGCAGCGGCGCCGCCAGCGACCATGCCAGCGAACTCGACGACAGTAACGTCTCCAAACCCGCCGACGACGGCGCCTGCGGCGGCGACGCCAGTGGCCGCGACGCCAGTGGTTGCGACGCCAGTGGCGGCGACGCCGGCGGCCGCGGCGGTGCCTCACATCCTCTACCTCGGCGGGGGGGCGTCGCCCTCGATGATAGCCGGTTCGGGTGCATCAATTTCGTCGAGTATCCGGTTACCGCTGGGTACGAAGGCATGCGCCGGCCGCGCCACGCTGGCAACGGCCGCCGTACCGGCAAGGCCAAGCAGTCCGGTCAGGAATAATCGTCGCTCCATTTTCATGCTCCAATCACTGAGCAGCCCTTCCATCGGGAAAATAGAGGGGGTGGGGCGGAAGGCGAGGCGTTCGCCGCCGCGTAGGGTTAGCGAAAACGCATCTTGATGGGGCAAGCGTACTTGGAGTCCTGAAACGTAGAGGAAAGACGCTGGCCTACTCAGCTGCAGCGGGAGCCGGCGCGCCAGGAAGCGGAGGCTTGCCAACCATCCCGCCGTCCTGATTGAATAGCTCGGCGCTGTCGCGCCTCGGATTGTTGATCCGGCGGTCGGTGAGCCCCATCCAACCGTCGCCGCCCGAGATCGTGTCGGCGCCCCCTAGACCGCTGATTCGATCGCTTCCTCCCAATCCCCGGATCGTGTCGAGACCGTCGGTTCCGTTCAGGGTTTCGCTGGCATGAGTACCGGTGATGTTCGCCATGGCCGAGCCTCTTGATATGCCCCGACGCTCCATCCCGTTAAACAGTAGCACAAATCACGATCACGCGCTACCCGGCCAGCAACGCGCGCCACCCTCGCGAGGCCGGCTATTACTCCCGCAGTGACGAGCTTTCTAAAATAAGCTCCCTTGGCCGCCGCTGACCTTCGGTTTGTCCGCGGGTTTCGGCCGGGGGCGGGCGGCGGCATCGGCACTGGTGGCGATGGCGTTGGTCTTGCCGTCGGCGAATTCGATGCCAAGCGCGGCGCCCGGCGCCACATCGGCGGCGCGCCGCACCACAGCGCCGGAAACATCGGTCACCAGCGCGAAGCCGCGGGCCAGGATCGCCTTGTGCGACAGCGTCGACAGCAGCCTGTCCGCCTGGGTCAGGCGGCCGCGAAGACGTTCGA is a window encoding:
- a CDS encoding acetoacetate--CoA ligase, with amino-acid sequence MAETAPLWTPTQHQIASAPMTAFMAAASDRAGVDFSNYPELHRWSIDEREAFWALVWEFCGIIGERGETVLTDGDKMPGAAFFPDARLNFAENLLSKTGGSDALVFRGEDKVERRMSWDELHALVSRLQQLFRSLGVKQGDRVAAMMPNMPETVAAMLAATSLGAVWSSCSPDFGEQGVLDRFGQIEPVIFIAPDGYWYNGKAIEVAEKIAAVSAKLPTVRKVLIVDYLGTSGDVAETIDKADALEAAIAPFAPEKVAFERLPFSHPLYILFSSGTTGIPKCIVHSAGGTLIQHVKEQRLHAGIEDGDRFFYFTTCGWMMWNWLVTGLASGATLLLYDGSPFYPDGNAIFDFAQAEKMTYFGTSAKFIDSVRKSGLRPIETHDLSSVRTLSSTGSPLSPEGFAFAYDGIKSDVHLASISGGTDIAACFVLGVPIQPVWVGEIQAPGLGMAVDVWDDDGRPVRGEKGELVCTRAFPSMPVMFWNDAGGEKYHAAYLERFDNVWCHGDFAEWTEHGGIIIHGRSDATLNPGGVRIGTAEIYNQVEQMPEIAEALCIGQDFEGDVRVVLFVRLAAGVSLDAELEKRIRTKIRTGASPRHVPAKIVAVADIPRTKSGKITELAVRDIVHGRAVKNKEALANPEALELFRDLEELRS
- a CDS encoding iron ABC transporter permease; this encodes MTTGVDLPQAAATGRVKRYRHPFVVALTVAICAIVLLPVITLAAIALSGTGEDWPHLARNVLPGATLTTLHLLVMVSIGTAIIGVATAWLVVGYDFPLRPFFSWALVLPLAVPPYLAAYAFGEFFLFSGPVQSALRAVFGFDNPRQYWFPEIRSTGGAAFVLTCVLYPYVYLTSRVVFLMQGRNIADVARTLGARPAKVFFRVLLPVARPAIGAGVALVLMETINDIGASEFLGVRTLTTAVFTTWINRSSLEGAAQLALIMLILVLLLLAAEQFARRRQRFHNVRATQLKARPPRVRLSVPGQIGVLVAVSLPVLFGFGIPLLVFGQYASRRLHYLLNADLAKAFVNSIFTASAAALLTIALALLLINAVRLSRSRLTVWLVRIGSVGYALPGTILGLGLLFALARFDNAVDHFAREAFGVSTGLLLTGSAAAVILACTIRFLALAEGAVRSGMEKLPPHLDEAARSLGKTPAKSAALVLLPLLQPAILTALVLVFVDTVKELSATILLRPFGFNTLATLVYENASRAVVEDGAVAALLIIVTATVPVILLSRALARDRAATM
- a CDS encoding Fe(3+) ABC transporter substrate-binding protein, whose translation is MTFTKARSKAAGCAAFAFAALFAGSALADGTVNIYSYRQPDLIKPVLDAFTAETGIETEVLFLDKGLEDRILAEGTNSPADVILTVDIARLTNAKEKGVTQALDDATVNGNLPAEYRDPEGHWFGVTKRARVVYASKDRVTDTALTYADLADPKWKGRICIRSGQHDYNLALFSAAIAHWGAEKAEEWMKGLKANLARKPDGGDRDQAKAIAAGECDIALGNTYYVGLMQTNEKEPEQKEWAAAINVIFPTFEEGGTHVNISGAALAKNSPNRDNGVKLIQFLSSDKAQQIYAEQVFEYPVEPGLEPSDVVKAFGELKADTLPLADIAKNRKTASEMVDRVGVDDGPSS
- a CDS encoding phasin; the encoded protein is MSKTAGKTAETIGNVEFPTFDASKASDQFRAIAEKGVEQSKEAYSKLKTGAETTQKAIESTIETAKAAGNDVSLKTIAAMRANAEAGFSHLEALLTVKSVSEFVELQTAFLRKGVEMTVEQAKDLQAVSTKAAEDVSKPMKDVFEKAMKELKVA
- a CDS encoding ATP-binding protein, which translates into the protein MPSEAYSFIDVVVLDEVRERFAAGDALAILSTDLEQVIWANGPGAALFGHDDIEAIIGAPSRLSLPARRQIMAVRGYPDIGRDRPLMVRMTTGVTSHAVAFIASALTLPDGEKAILLAAPIAQAASRGPAEAAERAIGGFNEPGHFVAFIDGRGEVEAASAGFDELGISHETLAALVAEIGGGPERIARRVIRGGSARLPAGLARLTDEPARHLLVVIDERRAAGEEFATDEGADGAQPAGREQEPEPVAGADAIEQDNSATRAAAEPAAAPAADEKPTPDVREKPAGEAPAQLDNWYFSAAREPSHDQSSQVGEQPETREAETPAPVATERATTPVRFVWRTDAEGRFSAVSPEFADAVGALAADVVGRRFEDVAATFALDPSGDIAGLLDRRDTWSGRSVLWPVAGTALKIPVDLAALPVYGRDRDFQGFRGFGVARSGDAVADPEEIGMVLVAPPEKTAAAQPAEPPAETPQHETDGSEPDTADPFKGEVPALAIVPKPDRRFADKVIRLAEHRQSAPERGGLSSIERSAFREIGERLRLIGEPTAPEQAEATATQEATPAAEKTAADAAGKAQPPSPVAEAPTAEAEMLEEAAKAAAEARSKKGEATATPSEAADETPPAAEAPAQQLPEPIAPAEDQAATEPVAAVEIEEAAEAAAEEITEPGESEAVEAEAKAEPSEPAENEPDAEEGAEVPEPVELSGAAESDGVEPGEAAEPSEAGEAAEAEPRKILAANTGILAKLPVPVLIHSGDALHYANDEFLHLTGYDSVEQLAEAGGLDALFSAPYGDDQHDEADRSLRLSTRDGLEFPIDALLRSVPWNGGKALMLVVRRTGEEELPAEPAPDRSAEVQELRTRLAEMRTIIDTATDGVVLIANDGSIRSISRPAEALFSFDSDEVAGKPFISLFAIESQRAARDYLNGLSDHGVASVLNDGREVIGREAQGRFIPLFMTIGKLPNDSGYCAVVRDITQWKRAEEELTQARALAERASSQKTDFLARVSHEIRTPLNAIIGFSELMVDERFGPIANDRYRDYLRDINRSGNHVLDLVNDLLDISKIEAGQQEMAYEAVSLNDTLAETVAMMQPQANRERVIIRSSFASKLPEVVADLRSVRQIALNILSNAVRYTQAGGQVIISTAYEPSGDVVIRMRDTGVGMSQAEIEQALKPFKQINSLKRTRGDGTGLGLPLTKAMVEANRARFSINSTPGEGTLVEITFPSTRVLAD